DNA sequence from the Verrucomicrobiia bacterium genome:
CACCGGGTGAACCTAGCAAAGGCGTGGGAAGAAGTTTTTCTAACCTTGGATAGCCCCGGATAGGCGCAGACAGGCACGGAAGAAGGGTAGGACGGCAGCCTCCTGTTTATCGGCCGGCTCGTTGATCCCGTTTCGTGAGGATGCAGTCGAAATGGACAGGGTTGAGGGCACCTGATGTTACGGAACGCCCCTGAACGTTTGTTCGATTGCAGGCTGAGGTTTCCTTCCGCAGAATTGCCGCGCGGAACAATGGCCATCCGAGTTTGCATCGTGGAAGACGATTTAGGGACGCGCGAGAGCCTCAGCGAATTGCTGGGGCGCTCGGCGGCTTTGCGGTGCGTCGGCGCTCATCCAAACGCGGAAGAGGCCTTGCTGCAAATCCCCATCGAACATCCCGATGTGGTTCTGATGGACATCAACCTGCCCGGCATGAGCGGGATTGAATGCGTTCGGCGGCTCAAAGAGCATTTGCCCAAAACGCAGGTCCTGATGCTCACCACCTATGAAGAAAGCGACCTGATTTTCGACTCCTTGCGCAACGGGGCCAGCGGCTATTTGCTCAAGAACCTGCCGCCCGTGGAACTCATCCAGGCTGTCGAGCAGGTCCACGCGGGCGGCGCGCCGATGTCGATGCCCATCGCGCGCAAGGTCGTTAATCATTTCCACCAAA
Encoded proteins:
- a CDS encoding response regulator transcription factor; amino-acid sequence: MAIRVCIVEDDLGTRESLSELLGRSAALRCVGAHPNAEEALLQIPIEHPDVVLMDINLPGMSGIECVRRLKEHLPKTQVLMLTTYEESDLIFDSLRNGASGYLLKNLPPVELIQAVEQVHAGGAPMSMPIARKVVNHFHQIKRPGSAAEQLTKREKEILALLAKGFLYKEIADQLGISLSTVRAHLHAVYEKLHVQSRTQAVVKFLDR